The following proteins are encoded in a genomic region of Musa acuminata AAA Group cultivar baxijiao chromosome BXJ2-11, Cavendish_Baxijiao_AAA, whole genome shotgun sequence:
- the LOC135626210 gene encoding uncharacterized protein LOC135626210 codes for MDDFERRNRDEHRYSAADHDRGHRPYDGGYRNEFRAYGAGAGDRRLEIVKGNVFSANQTSYYAADRDRHPSPPPRRRSRDPPFPPPQRSGLSSAGSSAWCFTDPEAKRRRRVASYKAYAVEGKVKASFRKGFRWIKVKCSELVHGW; via the coding sequence ATGGACGACTTCGAACGGAGGAACCGGGACGAGCACCGGTACTCGGCCGCCGACCACGATCGTGGCCATCGACCGTACGACGGCGGCTACCGCAACGAGTTCCGAGCCTACGGCGCAGGCGCCGGCGACCGTAGGCTGGAGATCGTGAAGGGGAACGTCTTCAGCGCCAACCAGACCTCCTACTACGCCGCCGACCGGGACCGGCATCCCTCGCCGCCGCCGCGGCGTCGGTCTCGGGATCCGCCGTTCCCGCCGCCCCAACGCAGCGGCTTGTCGTCTGCGGGGTCTAGCGCCTGGTGCTTCACCGACCCGGAGGCGAAGCGGCGGCGGCGGGTAGCCAGCTACAAGGCGTACGCGGTGGAGGGCAAGGTGAAGGCGTCGTTCCGGAAGGGGTTCCGGTGGATCAAGGTCAAGTGCTCCGAGCTCGTCCACGGTTGGTGA
- the LOC103970893 gene encoding uncharacterized protein LOC103970893 translates to MASFGFSWADEVEREEQEELEKAKGKDAGEEDEKQQPKRKADPFGSARPREVVLEEKGVDWRKLDQELDAHSNLRNDKKLTGNVSLASSSISKKEHPLVGLGNHTDQMKPGHDQRSIRSQKHQNAVLVPPLRFLPKNIAPLLGHTHRGQSYPQNAALDSGLLSRHPCNSNSNTVHHSAVDPSLGLLRVPQYSLSMVGRSQLRMQPNTGTLKHSQQMGSNCKMGVTRNKEMNLRNNHEDDGIRRCDHGKETHFLVAGEELQGDGRRILTDLNMGRTNMKKTHRVGESQAAKRKSCIQELTDKAMEPRMWIMKTNQNNDCLRSDSPGTKNKVDDEGVELVGPSTSKNASSGKNNHNRKRGLHSAPQSGRHRRKQRNQAGLCK, encoded by the exons ATGGCTTCCTTCGGCTTCTCGTGGGCCGATGAAGTGGAGCGAGAGGAGCAGGAAGAACTGGAGAAGGCGAAGGGGAAGGACGCGGGAGAGGAAGACGAGAAGCAGCAGCCTAAGAGAAAGGCTGACCCTTTCGGGTCCGCGAGGCCCAGGGAGGTGGTCCTAGAGGAGAAAGGAGTGGACTGGCGCAAGCTAGATCAGGAATTGGACGCCCATTCCAATCTCAG GAACGACAAGAAGCTAACAGGAAACGTTTCTCTGGCATCATCTTCCATTAGCAAAAAAGAACATCCTCTTGTTGGACTTGGTAATCACACAGATCAAATGAAGCCAGGACATGATCAAAGGAGCATTCGGTCGCAGAAGCACCAAAATGCTGTGCTTGTTCCCCCATTAAGGTTCCTTCCAAAAAATATAGCCCCTTTGCTGGGACACACTCATAGGGGACAATCTTACCCACAAAATGCTGCTTTGGACAGTGGTCTTCTGAGTCGACATCCATGCAACTCAAACTCAAACACTGTGCACCATTCTGCAGTCGATCCTTCTCTTGGTTTGTTAAGAGTACCACAATACAGTTTGAGCATGGTGGGGAGAAGCCAGTTGAGGATGCAACCAAACACTGGAACCTTAAAACACAGCCAACAAATGGGATCTAACTGCAAAATGGGTGTTACTAGAAACAAAGAGATGAATTTGAGGAACAACCACGAGGATGATGGAATTAGAAGATGTGACCATGGAAAAGAGACTCATTTCCTTGTTGCCGGAGAAGAGCTACAAGGTGACGGTAGGAGAATTCTGACTGATCTGAACATGGGAAGAACCAATATGAAGAAGACTCACAGAGTTGGTGAATCACAAGCTGCAAAGAGGAAGTCTTGCATTCAAGAGTTGACAGATAAAGCTATGGAACCGCGAATGTGGATTATGAAGACAAACCAGAACAATGATTGCCTGAGATCAGATTCTCCAGGAACTAAAAACAAAGTGGATGATGAAGGTGTAGAATTGGTTGGTCCTTCAACAAGTAAAAATGCATCTTCTGGCAAGAACAATCACAACAGAAAGAGAGGACTGCACTCAGCACCTCAGTCTGGTCGTCATAGAAGGAAGCAAAGGAATCAAGCTGGATTGTGCAAGTAA